Proteins from a genomic interval of Burkholderia cepacia GG4:
- a CDS encoding LysR family transcriptional regulator — translation MDLNLRDIRAFVTVAHAGNFTRAAARLHLSQPALTVQIRRLEEIVGARLFDRNSRSVALTQTGRELLPLLQRSLDDMERVLRDARALGEGASGTVRLACLPTFASSLLPELIQSFRRDVPRAAFEIRDGVASLVTALVRNEEADLGLTGGDTFDASLDVLYAGADQLVAVCPQDHPLARKRRVRTADVAAVPLVLTAQGTSVRSVVDAALEAAGCTPDIACEPTYMMTAVAMVRGGLGVTILPASAREVRAEPDLVVKPIDDPAFVRPIALVAKRGRTLPRVAQAFADVMLAALKQRA, via the coding sequence ATGGATCTGAACCTTCGCGACATCCGCGCGTTCGTCACCGTCGCGCACGCCGGCAACTTCACGCGCGCGGCCGCGCGCCTGCACCTGTCGCAGCCCGCGCTGACCGTGCAGATCCGGCGCCTCGAGGAAATCGTCGGCGCGCGGCTGTTCGACCGCAACAGCCGCAGCGTCGCGCTCACGCAGACCGGGCGCGAACTGCTGCCGCTCCTGCAGCGCTCGCTCGACGACATGGAGCGCGTGCTGCGCGATGCGCGCGCGCTCGGCGAAGGCGCGAGCGGCACGGTGCGGCTTGCGTGCCTGCCGACCTTCGCGTCGAGCTTGCTGCCGGAGCTGATCCAGTCGTTCCGGCGCGACGTGCCGCGCGCGGCCTTCGAGATTCGCGACGGCGTCGCGAGCCTCGTCACCGCGCTGGTGCGCAACGAGGAGGCTGACCTCGGGCTGACCGGCGGCGATACGTTCGACGCGTCGCTGGACGTGCTGTATGCGGGCGCCGACCAGCTCGTCGCCGTGTGCCCGCAGGATCATCCGCTCGCGCGCAAGCGGCGCGTGCGCACCGCCGATGTCGCCGCCGTGCCGCTCGTGTTGACCGCACAGGGCACGAGCGTGCGCAGCGTCGTCGATGCCGCGCTGGAAGCGGCCGGCTGCACGCCCGACATCGCGTGCGAGCCGACCTACATGATGACGGCCGTCGCGATGGTGCGCGGCGGCCTCGGCGTGACGATCCTGCCGGCGAGCGCGCGCGAGGTGCGTGCCGAGCCCGACCTCGTCGTGAAGCCGATCGACGATCCCGCGTTCGTGCGGCCGATCGCGCTCGTCGCGAAGCGCGGGCGCACGCTGCCGCGCGTCGCGCAGGCGTTCGCCGACGTGATGTTGGCGGCCTTGAAACAGCGCGCGTGA
- a CDS encoding flavin reductase family protein — protein sequence MDSHIAPVELKKAYRLLNHGPTVLVSARHDGVDNVMAAAWACALDFLPPKLTVVLDKSAKTRELVERSGTFVIQVPTAAQLQLTHAVGSHSLAERPDKLREAGVTLFDVAGHDLPFVAGCSGWLACKLIPEPHNQQTYDLFIGEVVGAWSDTRVFRDGHWYFESADPALRSLHYIAGGNFYAIGESLHVDPEQPDSQ from the coding sequence ATGGATAGTCACATCGCTCCGGTGGAGCTGAAGAAAGCCTACCGTCTCCTCAACCACGGCCCGACCGTGCTCGTATCGGCCCGCCACGACGGCGTCGACAACGTGATGGCCGCCGCGTGGGCCTGCGCGCTCGATTTCCTGCCGCCGAAGCTGACGGTCGTGCTCGACAAGTCCGCGAAGACGCGCGAGCTCGTCGAGCGCAGCGGCACCTTCGTGATCCAGGTGCCGACGGCCGCGCAGTTGCAGCTCACGCATGCGGTCGGCAGCCACAGTCTCGCCGAGCGGCCGGACAAGCTGCGCGAAGCCGGCGTCACGCTGTTCGACGTCGCAGGCCACGACCTGCCGTTCGTCGCCGGCTGCTCCGGCTGGCTCGCGTGCAAGCTGATTCCCGAGCCGCACAACCAGCAGACCTACGACCTGTTCATCGGCGAGGTGGTCGGCGCATGGTCCGACACGCGCGTGTTCCGCGACGGCCACTGGTATTTCGAATCGGCCGATCCCGCGCTGCGCAGCCTGCACTACATCGCGGGCGGCAACTTCTATGCGATCGGCGAATCGCTGCACGTCGATCCGGAGCAGCCGGACTCGCAGTAA
- a CDS encoding TonB-dependent siderophore receptor: protein MSHESSIGSSSTDTSIMASIRLTHRRRSAPARHLPRASRRAESAAPAGAGRLARRLAGAVLLSALLPLPVLADTDADAASAAPRASRRAFDIPAGPLEAALNRFGRDAGILLAFPAELTAGRTSGGVHGQFDVAGALDRLLAGTGLVALRQPGGGYTLTRANGSVAPVAAAGTGAAAELPTIIVRGSALRADSYRPAKEAGALRTDIPLLDTAQAVNVVSAQVLRDQRPRNLDDALGNVSGITQGNTLAGTQDTIMKRGFGDNRDGSIMHNGMPIVQGRSFNAAVDTVEVLKGPTSLLYGLMDPGGIVNVVSKQPQLTRYNAISLGASTFGHGKNGGSATFDSTGPIGDSRLAYRLIVDQSNEQYWRNFGEYRQTFVAPSLAWYGRDTQVVVSYEYRKFHSPFDRGTALDPRTNAPLDIPARRRIDEPFNNMDGDSQLAQLSVDHQFNADWSAHFGYSYNRETYDANQLRTTGVDPVTGTLSRSNDATHGSLSTDSYGIGYVNGKLTLAGMRHDVQVGFDTEYRRIYRKDMLRQAVKTPFSYVDPVYGLLSPSSTVSASDSDQTDTLHDASAFFQDTVHLTDKWIVSGGLRYITYNQVAGRGRPFKANTDLSGSKWLPRAGVVYKWTDAFSLYGSYSQSLKPSSSIAPLAGGTFVIDGATPPEEATAWEVGGKLDLPGGMTGTLALFNIDKKNVLVSQFNDATKLTDWRTSGRARSRGVELDLSGKFGERVNVIASYAYIDARTTEDPRYAGNQLWNVARHTASLAAVYDVGTLVGGDDLRVGAAARYVGARPGDSANSFTLPSYVLADAFATYDTRLGKQKLSFQLNVKNLFNRTYYPSSANRYFVAVGDARQVSLLTTLKF from the coding sequence ATGAGTCATGAAAGCAGCATTGGCTCATCGTCCACCGACACCTCGATCATGGCTTCCATCCGTCTCACGCATCGGCGCCGTTCGGCGCCCGCCCGTCATCTGCCGCGCGCATCGCGCCGCGCCGAGTCCGCCGCACCTGCCGGAGCAGGCCGCCTGGCCCGCCGGCTGGCCGGCGCCGTCCTGCTGTCGGCGCTGCTGCCGCTGCCCGTGCTGGCCGATACCGACGCCGACGCGGCGAGCGCCGCGCCGCGCGCGTCGCGTCGCGCGTTCGACATCCCGGCAGGCCCGCTCGAAGCGGCGCTGAACCGGTTCGGGCGCGACGCGGGCATCCTGCTCGCGTTCCCCGCCGAACTGACCGCCGGCCGCACGAGCGGCGGCGTGCACGGCCAGTTCGACGTCGCCGGCGCGCTCGATCGCCTGCTGGCGGGCACGGGGCTCGTCGCGCTGCGCCAGCCGGGCGGCGGCTATACGCTGACGCGTGCGAACGGCTCGGTCGCACCGGTCGCGGCGGCCGGTACCGGCGCGGCCGCCGAACTGCCGACGATCATCGTGCGCGGCAGCGCGCTGCGCGCCGACAGCTACCGGCCGGCCAAGGAAGCGGGCGCGCTGCGCACCGACATCCCGTTGCTCGATACCGCGCAGGCCGTCAACGTCGTGTCCGCGCAGGTGCTGCGCGACCAGCGTCCGCGCAATCTCGACGACGCGCTCGGCAACGTGAGCGGCATCACGCAGGGCAACACGCTCGCGGGCACGCAGGACACGATCATGAAGCGCGGCTTCGGCGACAACCGCGACGGCTCGATCATGCACAACGGGATGCCGATCGTGCAGGGGCGCTCGTTCAACGCGGCGGTCGACACCGTCGAAGTGCTGAAGGGGCCGACGTCGCTGCTGTACGGGCTGATGGATCCGGGCGGCATCGTCAACGTGGTCAGCAAGCAGCCGCAACTCACGCGCTACAACGCGATTTCGCTCGGCGCGTCGACGTTCGGGCACGGCAAGAACGGCGGCAGCGCGACCTTCGACTCGACCGGGCCGATCGGCGATTCGCGGCTCGCGTACCGGCTGATCGTCGACCAGTCGAATGAGCAGTACTGGCGCAACTTCGGCGAATACCGGCAGACCTTCGTCGCGCCGTCGCTCGCGTGGTACGGCCGCGATACGCAGGTCGTCGTGTCCTACGAATACCGGAAGTTCCATTCGCCGTTCGATCGCGGTACCGCACTCGATCCGCGCACCAACGCGCCGCTCGACATTCCGGCGCGGCGGCGGATCGACGAGCCGTTCAACAACATGGACGGCGACTCGCAGCTCGCGCAGTTGAGCGTCGATCACCAGTTCAACGCGGACTGGAGCGCGCATTTCGGCTACAGCTACAACCGCGAGACCTATGACGCGAACCAGCTGCGCACGACCGGTGTCGATCCCGTGACGGGCACGCTGTCGCGCAGCAACGACGCGACGCACGGCTCGCTCAGCACCGACAGCTACGGCATCGGCTACGTGAACGGCAAGCTGACGCTCGCGGGGATGCGCCACGACGTGCAGGTCGGCTTCGATACCGAATACCGCCGCATCTATCGCAAGGACATGCTGCGCCAGGCGGTGAAGACGCCGTTCAGCTACGTCGATCCGGTGTACGGGCTGCTGTCGCCGTCGAGCACGGTGTCCGCGAGCGACAGCGACCAGACCGACACGCTGCACGATGCGTCCGCGTTCTTCCAGGACACCGTTCACCTGACCGACAAGTGGATCGTGTCGGGCGGGCTGCGCTACATCACGTACAACCAGGTCGCGGGGCGCGGCCGGCCGTTCAAGGCGAACACCGACCTGAGCGGCTCGAAGTGGCTGCCGCGCGCGGGCGTCGTCTACAAGTGGACCGATGCGTTCTCGCTGTACGGCAGCTATTCGCAGTCGCTGAAACCGTCGTCGTCGATCGCGCCGCTGGCGGGCGGGACCTTCGTGATCGACGGCGCGACGCCGCCCGAGGAGGCGACCGCGTGGGAAGTGGGCGGCAAGCTCGACTTGCCGGGCGGGATGACCGGCACGCTCGCGCTGTTCAACATCGACAAGAAGAACGTGCTCGTGTCGCAGTTCAACGATGCGACGAAGCTGACCGACTGGCGGACGTCGGGCAGGGCGCGTTCGCGCGGCGTCGAGCTCGATCTGTCGGGCAAGTTCGGCGAACGCGTGAACGTGATCGCGAGCTATGCGTACATCGATGCGAGGACGACCGAGGATCCGCGGTATGCGGGCAACCAGCTGTGGAACGTCGCGCGCCATACCGCGTCGCTCGCGGCCGTCTACGACGTCGGTACGCTGGTCGGCGGCGACGACCTGCGCGTCGGCGCGGCCGCGCGCTACGTCGGCGCGCGGCCCGGCGATTCGGCGAACAGCTTCACGCTGCCGTCGTACGTGCTCGCCGACGCGTTCGCGACGTACGACACGCGGCTCGGCAAGCAGAAGCTGTCGTTCCAGCTGAACGTGAAGAACCTGTTCAACCGCACGTACTACCCGTCGAGCGCGAATCGCTATTTCGTCGCGGTCGGCGACGCGCGACAGGTGTCGTTGCTGACGACGTTGAAGTTCTGA
- a CDS encoding FecR domain-containing protein — MAAPGVPAVPPQVARRAVEWWVDRQAGRTDDAFATALARWRAEDPAHDAAWRHIETMEGRFGRLAAGLDTQAAHAALLPPRAGRRRAAVKALTVLLFSGAAAWMADPVRRAAIWPADLRTAVGERRTVTLADRTVVVLDTDSALDVRFDDTARRLRLLRGTIMVTSGHDARTPARPLMVATAQGELRPLGTRFAVRQRDGATRVEVFAGAVRVQPVAAAAGTRVIAAGEGADFTHDAIGTPAPLDAYASAWTTGMLVASRMRLADLVAELDRYRRGSLRCDAAVADLRVSGTYPLDYPERVLDTLKATLPIDVAYLTRYWATVVPARS, encoded by the coding sequence ATGGCCGCCCCGGGTGTGCCGGCGGTGCCGCCGCAGGTCGCGCGTCGCGCGGTCGAATGGTGGGTCGACCGGCAGGCCGGCCGAACCGACGACGCGTTCGCGACCGCGCTCGCGCGCTGGCGCGCCGAGGATCCGGCGCACGACGCCGCCTGGCGTCATATCGAAACGATGGAAGGGCGGTTCGGCCGGCTCGCGGCCGGGCTCGACACGCAGGCCGCGCATGCGGCGCTGCTGCCGCCGCGTGCGGGCCGCCGCCGCGCGGCCGTGAAGGCGCTCACCGTGCTGCTGTTCTCGGGGGCTGCGGCCTGGATGGCCGACCCCGTGCGGCGCGCGGCGATCTGGCCGGCGGACCTGCGTACCGCGGTCGGCGAGCGGCGCACGGTGACGCTCGCGGATCGCACGGTCGTCGTGCTCGATACCGATAGCGCGCTCGACGTGCGCTTCGACGACACGGCACGCCGCCTGCGACTGCTGCGTGGCACGATCATGGTGACCAGCGGGCACGACGCTCGCACCCCCGCGCGGCCGCTCATGGTCGCGACCGCGCAAGGCGAGCTGCGCCCGCTCGGCACGCGCTTCGCGGTGCGGCAGCGCGACGGCGCGACGCGCGTCGAGGTGTTCGCGGGCGCCGTGCGCGTGCAGCCCGTCGCTGCGGCGGCCGGCACGCGCGTGATCGCGGCGGGCGAGGGCGCGGATTTCACGCACGACGCGATCGGCACGCCGGCGCCGCTCGATGCGTATGCGTCGGCATGGACGACCGGCATGCTCGTCGCATCGCGCATGCGTCTCGCGGATCTGGTTGCCGAGCTCGACCGCTATCGCCGCGGCAGCCTGCGTTGCGATGCGGCCGTGGCCGACCTGCGCGTGTCGGGCACCTATCCGCTCGACTATCCCGAGCGCGTGCTCGACACGCTGAAGGCGACTCTGCCGATCGACGTCGCGTACCTGACGCGCTACTGGGCGACGGTCGTGCCGGCCCGTTCGTGA
- a CDS encoding sigma-70 family RNA polymerase sigma factor has protein sequence MSADKLSLHREIDALYAGHHAWLRGWLSRKLGCAHRAADLAHDTFMRLLARDEPIGADEPRAFLTTVAQRVLSNHWRREQIERAYLDVLAQRPDAYAPSPEERAVVFETLLEIDRMLDGLPLAAKRAFLLAQLDGLTQTEIARELGVSLATVKRYLVKAGTQCFFAMAV, from the coding sequence ATGTCCGCTGACAAGCTGTCCCTCCATCGAGAAATCGACGCCCTCTACGCAGGCCATCATGCGTGGCTGCGCGGCTGGCTGAGCCGGAAGCTCGGCTGTGCGCATCGCGCGGCCGATCTCGCGCACGACACCTTCATGCGGCTGCTGGCCCGCGACGAGCCGATCGGTGCCGACGAGCCGCGCGCGTTCCTGACGACGGTCGCGCAGCGCGTGCTGTCGAACCACTGGCGCCGCGAGCAGATCGAGCGCGCGTATCTCGACGTGCTCGCGCAGCGTCCCGACGCGTATGCGCCGTCACCGGAGGAGCGGGCCGTCGTGTTCGAGACGCTGCTCGAGATCGACCGGATGCTCGACGGACTGCCGCTCGCCGCAAAGCGCGCGTTCCTGCTTGCGCAGCTCGACGGGCTCACGCAGACCGAGATCGCGCGCGAGCTCGGGGTATCGCTGGCGACGGTGAAGCGCTATCTCGTGAAGGCCGGCACGCAGTGTTTCTTCGCGATGGCGGTCTGA
- a CDS encoding porin — translation MKRTTLSLISLASFAAIPAAHAQSSVTLYGVIDTSITYVNHAQGKDNAWMLGNSSAGNLAGSRWGVKGSEDLGGGLTALFQLENGFDPSNGRLGQGGRMFGRQAFVGLSSDRYGTLTFGRQYDPLIDLVQGITADNYLGSAFATAGDVDNYDNSFRVDNAVKYTSAVYAGLQFSAMYSFGGIAGSTGAAQSYSAAVSYNNGPFSVAGGYFHASNSPATNGLRSGWTSSSDGTFDGPINNGYATAHSIGIARIAGQYVAGPFTFGVGYSNAQYRRDASSVFNSNEHYNTGQGFVNYQASSALLVGLGYSYTRSGGDTSATYHQVSVGADYNLSKRTDVYLTAAYQHASGQTGDGSGGSMAAQASIGSYGYAGTSSQTMVNLGLRHRF, via the coding sequence ATGAAACGCACCACCCTCTCGCTGATTTCGCTCGCGTCATTCGCGGCGATCCCCGCCGCGCACGCGCAATCGAGCGTCACGCTGTATGGCGTGATCGACACATCGATCACCTACGTCAATCACGCGCAGGGCAAGGACAACGCGTGGATGCTCGGCAACAGCAGCGCGGGCAATCTCGCCGGCAGCCGCTGGGGCGTGAAAGGCAGCGAGGATCTCGGCGGCGGGCTGACGGCGCTGTTCCAGCTCGAGAACGGCTTCGACCCGAGCAATGGCCGGCTGGGCCAGGGCGGCCGCATGTTCGGCCGGCAAGCGTTCGTCGGGCTGTCGAGCGACCGCTACGGCACGCTCACGTTCGGCCGCCAGTACGATCCTCTCATCGACCTCGTGCAGGGCATCACCGCCGACAACTATCTCGGCAGCGCGTTCGCGACAGCGGGCGACGTCGACAACTACGACAACAGCTTCCGCGTCGACAACGCGGTGAAGTACACGTCTGCCGTGTACGCGGGCCTGCAGTTCTCGGCAATGTACTCGTTCGGCGGGATCGCCGGCAGCACCGGCGCCGCGCAGTCGTATTCGGCCGCCGTGTCGTACAACAACGGGCCGTTCAGCGTCGCGGGCGGCTACTTCCACGCGTCCAACAGCCCCGCGACGAACGGGCTGCGCAGCGGCTGGACCAGCTCGTCGGACGGCACCTTCGACGGCCCGATCAACAACGGCTATGCGACCGCACACTCGATCGGCATCGCCCGCATTGCAGGCCAGTACGTCGCCGGCCCGTTCACGTTCGGCGTCGGCTACAGCAACGCGCAGTACCGTCGCGATGCGAGCTCGGTGTTCAACTCGAACGAGCACTACAACACCGGGCAAGGTTTCGTGAACTACCAGGCGAGCAGCGCGCTGCTCGTCGGTCTCGGCTACAGCTACACGCGCTCCGGCGGCGACACGTCGGCGACCTATCACCAGGTATCGGTCGGCGCAGACTACAACCTGTCGAAGCGCACCGACGTGTACCTGACCGCCGCGTACCAGCACGCGAGCGGCCAGACCGGCGACGGCAGCGGCGGGTCGATGGCCGCGCAGGCATCGATCGGTTCGTACGGCTACGCGGGCACGAGCTCGCAGACGATGGTCAACCTCGGCCTGCGTCACCGCTTCTGA
- a CDS encoding transglycosylase SLT domain-containing protein encodes MPRQTIRSISHATLKLAPALVMSCALPGLARADCLDDAATFQHVSVSLLRGIAQVESGMNPNAVNTNTNGTVDIGLMQINSTWLPTLAREGITQQSLFDACTNAYVGAWILSQNIRQLGANWNAIGAYNAASPDKRLAYARKVYDAIRTMPDSPDTPMPILPPSFTPPQQAQAYNPFASLNVAAPQVTRPRTVAPAAPPPPQGGPAGPAGTYNFGWTVTGADQAKPTQVFDDGARIYVQFSDMKHVPAIFTETSSGRVLMSWELQFPYAVLTRPAQTLIFQLGPFEARAQRGAAGTGGMTAQAGAGAGTQRPGAATATAATPPASKQAANAPAKRTASADALWYLNTPSTSGSASTANTANTPSTPATSNLPATWPTAVTSNTPPPVATPQAPAATTPATRVSTDALWYISK; translated from the coding sequence ATGCCGCGTCAGACCATCCGTTCGATCAGCCACGCCACGCTGAAGCTCGCCCCGGCGCTCGTCATGTCGTGCGCGCTGCCCGGGCTCGCGCGGGCCGACTGCCTCGACGACGCGGCCACGTTCCAGCACGTCAGCGTCAGCCTGCTGCGCGGCATCGCGCAGGTCGAATCGGGGATGAATCCGAACGCGGTCAACACCAACACGAACGGCACCGTCGACATCGGCCTGATGCAGATCAACAGCACGTGGCTGCCGACGCTCGCGCGCGAAGGCATCACGCAGCAGAGCCTGTTCGATGCGTGCACCAACGCGTATGTCGGCGCGTGGATCCTGTCGCAGAACATCCGCCAGCTCGGCGCCAACTGGAACGCGATCGGCGCGTACAACGCCGCGTCGCCCGACAAGCGCCTCGCGTATGCCCGCAAGGTCTATGATGCAATCCGGACCATGCCGGATTCGCCGGATACTCCCATGCCCATCCTTCCGCCCTCCTTTACGCCGCCGCAACAGGCCCAGGCGTACAACCCGTTCGCGAGCCTGAACGTCGCGGCGCCGCAGGTCACGCGCCCGCGCACGGTCGCGCCGGCCGCACCGCCGCCGCCGCAAGGCGGGCCCGCCGGCCCGGCCGGCACCTACAACTTCGGATGGACGGTGACGGGCGCCGACCAGGCAAAACCGACGCAGGTATTCGACGACGGCGCGCGGATCTACGTGCAGTTCAGCGACATGAAGCACGTGCCAGCGATCTTCACCGAAACGTCGTCGGGCCGCGTGCTGATGTCGTGGGAGCTGCAGTTCCCATATGCCGTTCTGACGCGTCCCGCGCAAACGTTAATCTTCCAGCTCGGGCCGTTCGAAGCGCGCGCGCAGCGCGGCGCGGCCGGCACCGGCGGAATGACGGCGCAGGCCGGAGCGGGAGCGGGAACGCAGCGTCCGGGCGCGGCCACCGCCACGGCCGCCACGCCGCCCGCGTCGAAACAGGCCGCGAATGCGCCGGCAAAGCGCACGGCCTCGGCCGATGCGCTGTGGTATCTGAACACGCCGTCGACGTCGGGATCGGCATCGACCGCGAACACGGCGAACACGCCGAGTACCCCGGCCACGTCGAACCTGCCGGCCACGTGGCCCACCGCGGTGACGTCGAACACGCCGCCGCCTGTCGCCACGCCGCAGGCACCCGCCGCGACGACGCCGGCCACGCGCGTCAGCACCGACGCGCTCTGGTATATCTCGAAGTAA
- a CDS encoding phospholipase effector Tle1 domain-containing protein has product MAEINLKKDAASAQTDRVKAEAEQMCPACEHMLWVSFYFDGFGFGDKDGPRTNILKLFNAAYDKKNKNMRRFYYPGLGADFEPEAGVWREVLKDKATDTASEKARDKLKEQTVDKAREKAQKTAEDAWKQSGKIRNPTLGNRVSDTFDTLVGKAKAGMGDARKRIERAIERPGSEKNRALRYLSHEWKGFWRDVVKYPYRIPKAVLKEVGKETLGSLAESFQLTRDTKLGAALFNTGVDTRLKAAEEDFKAAVAGAKQAGTVNKVHIAIFGYDMGGGLALAFAKQLLEEVAKGGKYDGVPIAIKFMGLFDCVTNRFDDNLLTGYIPMSNAVSSDLILSPDIEKCVHYAAAHELRVYKPLTMLGVDPADMRGRRQERLFPGAQVDVGGGAIEGEDGISDKLARLPLEMMYHRAYGAGLPMPSLTALANEDGALYQQIVAPQEVQSFQLDYRMAVKKLVSTTREIPRLSPLGTGLGYPSAALKPSTGPLDFLNPKPVPDLTDGCRVPDPTPPRPVVVTDLPKDIQGELKGHMVVYIQWLRMWYDRSENRAAADQRKPGWLGGAANPLAYGRYEKLVREIDYQKQHGTRPMSGFDQKQAMKQLGGELPASMFNTDPQAQALFWLWNNPGERLPQVEAMYPLFVKHVHDSMAESDIEAVWSHLVSIKNYMNTRAMQKIATAPDKSFLDRVADVYHSLVSSVSTPSGTTVAR; this is encoded by the coding sequence ATGGCCGAAATCAACCTGAAGAAGGACGCCGCGTCCGCGCAGACGGATCGCGTCAAGGCAGAGGCCGAGCAGATGTGCCCGGCATGCGAGCACATGCTGTGGGTGAGCTTCTATTTCGACGGATTCGGTTTCGGCGACAAGGACGGCCCGCGAACCAACATCCTGAAACTGTTCAACGCCGCGTACGACAAGAAGAACAAGAACATGCGGCGCTTCTACTATCCGGGGCTCGGCGCGGACTTCGAACCCGAGGCCGGCGTGTGGCGCGAGGTACTGAAGGACAAGGCGACGGATACCGCCAGCGAGAAGGCGCGCGACAAGCTCAAGGAGCAGACCGTCGACAAGGCCAGGGAAAAGGCGCAGAAAACCGCCGAGGACGCGTGGAAGCAGAGCGGCAAGATCAGGAATCCCACCTTGGGCAACCGCGTGAGCGACACGTTCGATACGCTGGTCGGCAAGGCGAAGGCGGGCATGGGCGACGCGCGCAAGCGGATCGAGCGCGCGATCGAGCGGCCCGGATCTGAGAAAAACCGGGCGCTGCGCTACCTGAGTCACGAATGGAAGGGTTTCTGGCGCGATGTCGTCAAGTATCCATACCGGATTCCGAAGGCCGTGCTGAAGGAGGTCGGCAAGGAAACGCTGGGCTCGCTGGCCGAGTCCTTCCAGCTTACGCGCGACACGAAGCTCGGCGCCGCGTTGTTCAATACGGGCGTGGATACGCGCCTGAAGGCAGCGGAAGAGGATTTCAAGGCGGCGGTGGCCGGCGCGAAGCAAGCGGGCACGGTGAACAAGGTTCACATCGCGATCTTCGGCTACGACATGGGCGGCGGCCTCGCGCTGGCGTTTGCCAAGCAGCTGCTGGAGGAGGTCGCCAAGGGCGGCAAGTACGACGGCGTGCCGATCGCGATCAAGTTCATGGGACTGTTCGACTGCGTGACGAACCGCTTCGACGACAACCTGCTGACGGGCTACATCCCGATGAGCAACGCGGTGTCGTCGGATCTGATCCTGTCGCCGGACATCGAGAAATGCGTGCACTACGCGGCCGCGCATGAATTGCGCGTGTACAAGCCGCTGACGATGCTCGGCGTCGATCCGGCCGACATGCGCGGCCGGCGCCAGGAGCGGCTGTTTCCGGGCGCGCAGGTGGATGTCGGCGGCGGCGCGATCGAAGGCGAGGACGGCATTTCCGACAAGCTGGCGCGCCTGCCGCTCGAGATGATGTACCACCGCGCGTACGGCGCGGGCCTGCCGATGCCGAGCCTGACCGCGCTGGCGAACGAGGACGGCGCGCTGTATCAGCAGATCGTCGCGCCGCAGGAGGTCCAGAGCTTCCAGCTCGACTACCGGATGGCCGTCAAGAAGCTCGTGTCGACAACGCGCGAGATTCCGCGGCTATCGCCGCTGGGCACGGGCCTCGGCTATCCGTCGGCAGCGCTGAAGCCGTCGACCGGGCCGCTCGATTTCCTCAACCCCAAGCCCGTGCCCGACCTGACGGACGGTTGCCGCGTGCCCGATCCGACACCGCCGCGCCCGGTCGTCGTGACCGACCTGCCGAAGGACATCCAGGGCGAGCTCAAGGGTCACATGGTCGTGTATATCCAGTGGCTGCGCATGTGGTACGACCGCTCGGAAAACCGCGCGGCCGCGGATCAGCGCAAGCCGGGCTGGCTGGGCGGCGCGGCCAATCCGCTGGCGTACGGGCGTTACGAGAAGCTGGTGCGCGAAATCGACTACCAGAAGCAGCACGGCACGCGCCCGATGTCCGGCTTCGATCAGAAGCAGGCGATGAAGCAGCTCGGCGGCGAACTGCCGGCGTCGATGTTCAATACCGACCCGCAGGCGCAGGCGCTGTTCTGGCTCTGGAACAATCCGGGCGAGCGCCTGCCGCAGGTCGAGGCGATGTATCCGCTGTTCGTGAAGCACGTGCACGACAGCATGGCCGAGAGCGACATCGAGGCGGTGTGGAGCCATCTCGTATCGATCAAGAACTACATGAATACGCGGGCGATGCAGAAGATCGCGACTGCGCCCGACAAGTCCTTCCTGGACCGCGTCGCGGACGTCTATCACTCGCTGGTGTCGTCGGTATCGACGCCGTCGGGCACGACAGTCGCCCGCTAG
- a CDS encoding DUF3304 domain-containing protein encodes MKFRAGMHVVALVGLGVLAACSKHGVDVSAEPHNVCVTGYNEYGRKLHEFWLDNEHKAGCFGNPSAREDGEAFGGGGGFACGCKVTPGQKVKLFWEFAQPLDDIQRGIQPERKTIDVTIPQPQSPTSRYLRVYFRKNGTAELQWVDDMNAPELKPTQEK; translated from the coding sequence ATGAAATTCAGAGCAGGGATGCACGTAGTGGCGCTGGTCGGGCTGGGTGTTCTGGCCGCATGCAGCAAGCACGGCGTCGACGTATCGGCGGAGCCGCATAACGTGTGCGTCACCGGATACAACGAGTACGGCCGCAAGCTTCACGAGTTCTGGCTCGACAACGAGCACAAGGCGGGATGCTTCGGCAATCCGTCGGCGCGGGAAGACGGCGAGGCATTCGGCGGCGGCGGCGGATTCGCGTGCGGCTGCAAGGTGACGCCCGGGCAGAAGGTGAAGCTGTTCTGGGAATTCGCGCAGCCGCTCGACGACATCCAGCGCGGCATTCAGCCCGAGCGCAAGACGATCGACGTGACGATTCCGCAGCCTCAATCGCCGACGTCGCGCTATCTGCGCGTGTACTTCCGCAAGAACGGTACCGCCGAGCTGCAGTGGGTGGACGACATGAACGCGCCCGAGCTCAAGCCGACGCAGGAGAAGTGA